A genome region from Paralichthys olivaceus isolate ysfri-2021 chromosome 6, ASM2471397v2, whole genome shotgun sequence includes the following:
- the LOC138410540 gene encoding uncharacterized protein, which produces MDSTKKITKKLAGKAKGTALWLTSVGNEHGQILMSVLTAQEGAGLDLMAADLVKRYQQARVDPPVALYVDCGCCAEAEETKLKARFSGWPALSIRLDIWHFMRRLALGCATDAHQLYPLFMSRLSACIFEWDATDLALLRVAKRQQLQSQGLSSITDTDLSKYLTREELALHCRRRTRGEETTVRLLENLLQGLMGTNGNDSLGVPLFDRERIEHIWRVQKKHVKCIQDLPGVALYAKTGELTKGGVRLPTFRCARGSTSLESFHLHLNRFIPGTSANSLNFQAYLLEGLHRWNQDRGSAALAAGPSSLRSYSGDLLHCVNSNYQKLFGRKVAPEFSPPSCYTGELIGVQYLFRQTGQALQDMHPDSEETAKLVEQHEVEDSVEEDEGFSDLTGDPTVLDLEVPQAPASRTPHPSTTTSAVGSLVSSLASSVSSLAPSRSILVPATSTMTSATSTVTSAASAVTSAASTVTSAASTVTSAASTVTSATSTFASSTVSTGSSSDDMVSVSI; this is translated from the exons ATGGATTCAACCAAAAAG ATCACCAAGAAGCTGGCCGGAAAGGCCAAGGGGACAGCGCTCTGGCTCACCTCTGTGGGAAATGAGCATGGCCAGATACTCATGAGTGTGCTGACCGCTCAGGAGGGAGCTGGCCTGGACCTGATGGCAGCTGACTTGGTGAAGAGGTACCAGCAGGCTCGAGTGGATCCTCCTGTCGCCCTCTACGTGGactgtggctgctgtgctgAGGCAGAGGAGACAAAGCTGAAGGCCAGATTCAGCGGGTGGCCAGCCCTCTCCATAAGGCTGGATATCTGGCACTTCATGCGCCGTCTGGCCCTGGGATGTGCAACAGATGCTCATCAACTGTACCCTCTGTTTATGTCACGTCTGTCTGCGTGCATATTCGAGTGGGATGCAACTGATTTGGCTCTGTTGCGTGTAGCTAAAAGACAGCAGCTTCAATCCCAGGGCCTGTCTTCCATCACGGATACTGACCTCAGCAAATACCTGACCAGGGAGGAGCTGGCTCTTCACTGTCGGAGGAGGACCCGTGGTGAGGAGACCACCGTCCGGCTGCTGGAGAATCTGTTGCAGGGACTCATGGGGACCAATGGGAACGACTCCCTTGGAGTTCCCCTgtttgacagggagaggatAGAGCACATTTGGCGTGTCCAGAAGAAACATGTAAAGTGCATCCAGGACCTGCCAGGTGTTGCTCTGTACGCCAAAACAGGGGAGCTCACAAAGGGAGGGGTGCGGTTGCCCACCTTCAGATGTGCTCGAGGCTCCACATCTCTCGAGTCCTTTCACCTCCACCTGAACCGCTTCATTCCAG GAACCAGTGCCAACAGCCTGAATTTTCAGGCCTACCTGCTGGAAGGACTGCATCGGTGGAACCAGGATCGGGGTAGTGCTGCTCTAGCTGCCGGACCATCATCTTTACGCAGCTACTCTGGTGACCTGCTTCACTGTGTCAACAGCAATTATCAGAAGCTGTTTGGCAGGAAGGTGGCACCAGAGTTTAGTCCACCCTCGTGCTACACTG GAGAGCTCATCGGGGTGCAGTACCTGTTCAGGCAGACAGGTCAGGCACTGCAGGACATGCATCCTGATTCAGAGGAGACTGCTAAACTGGTTGAGCAGCATGAAGTGGAGGACAgcgtggaggaggatgaggggttCTCTGACCTCACAGGTGACCCCACAGTGCTGGACCTGGAGGTCCCTCAGGCTCCAGCCTCTCGGactcctcatccctccactACCACATCTGCTGTCGGTTCACTGGTCAGCAGCCTGGCCTCCAGCGTCTCCTCCCTGGCTCCCAGCAGATCCATCCTGGTTCCCGCCACATCCACCATGACCTCCGCCACATCCACCGTGACCTCCGCCGCATCCGCCGTGACCTCCGCCGCATCCACCGTGACCTCCGCCGCATCCACCGTGACCTCCGCCGCATCCACCGTGACCTCCGCCACATCCACCTTTGCCTCATCCACTGTGTCCACGGGTTCGTCCTCTGACGATATGGTAAGTGTCTCAATTTAG